A region of the Candidatus Pelagibacter ubique HTCC1062 genome:
AGCAACACACATAACACACATTAAAGGAACAATAATTAGATCACTATCAACTAGTGCAAAGCTTTCAATGAACAGAAGTGCAAACATTGCTACAATTAATTTTCCAACAACAGCTGCTGGGATTAAGTTTTTATCCTTTGCGGATCTAATAGTAACTGCTCCAACTGCCAAACCTAAAGCAGTTATTAGGCCTAATATATCTCCAAAAAAGTTACCTAATTGTATTGAATCGTAGAATATATAAATAGCAGCAGTAAAAGTTACAAATATTGTAATCCATGTTTTTCTATCAGGTAATTCTTTTAAAAATATTGCACCAAGCACTGCAGATAACATAGGAGCCATTGCAATCATAACTAATGTGTTTGCAACATTGGTATTTTGTATTGAAACAACAAAGGTAATATTGGTTACAGAGAAAGTACCAATATAAAGTAAGCCATGATAGCCACTTGAAAAAAGCATTTTAAAGAAATTTAATTTATAAATTAATAACATTCCTAAAAATACAGTGATGAAAGGAATAAGGCCTCGATAAAAAACAAGCCCCCAAGTATCAACATTAGAAAGTCTTATAAATAAACTATCGGGAGTAATAAACATTACTGCAACAAATGCGAGTAAAGATCCTTTTTGCTGGTCGGATAATTTGTTCAAGCTTTTAATCCTTTCCAAAATGTTTTTGCAAGATTAATGCTTGTAAGATCATAAAAAG
Encoded here:
- a CDS encoding DMT family transporter, which codes for MNKLSDQQKGSLLAFVAVMFITPDSLFIRLSNVDTWGLVFYRGLIPFITVFLGMLLIYKLNFFKMLFSSGYHGLLYIGTFSVTNITFVVSIQNTNVANTLVMIAMAPMLSAVLGAIFLKELPDRKTWITIFVTFTAAIYIFYDSIQLGNFFGDILGLITALGLAVGAVTIRSAKDKNLIPAAVVGKLIVAMFALLFIESFALVDSDLIIVPLMCVMCVAIPFVLVTIAPRFIPAAEVNLFFLLETIIGPIWVWLIIKEQPSLETIQGGAVIITAIAIHSFIKLRNS